The genomic stretch TGGCAGTTGTTCCTTGATATGCAAATGCAATAGTTTGAGGTAATGTACCTGCACTAGAATTAATATCAACAATACTAGAATCAACCGTTATATTCTCTAAAAGACACCCTTGAGTAGTGGCTGTTACCCCAGTAGTGGCGATCGTAAGGGTACAAGTAGCACTCTGACGATTGGCATTCAGTTGGGCTTCTAATAATGCACTTCTAATTTTACTAAAGGCTTCATTAACCCTTCCTTGTCTTTGAGAAGCCACTAAACTAGGAGCGCCGATGGCACTGACAATTCCCATAATCACGAATACAACCACTAATTCTAATAAACTAAAACCACTTTCTTTATTCATCAAATTAAGAACAACTAAGCGCCGCATTGGGTATAACCTCCGTTGATAGTTCTGCTAATGTATTATTTGCTCCACTACCTTTATATCGTGGATGAGTCGTACCATATTCAACAAGATAAGCGATTCTTAGAATATTTCCAGAATTAGTATAAGTGCGAGTAACATTATAAGATTTGGTATTTACTGTCACAGTTGCCGTAGAAGCATAAACACCATCAATAAAATCTTGTAGCCTTTGTCCATAGGTAGAACCGCTACAGGCATTAGCTTTAGTGGGAGTTAATCCAGAAGCCTCCGTGGGATTATCTAAAAGAAAAGCCTGATAACGAACCAACTCTAAATCCTGTTGTAACCAGTTAGCCGCATCTTGTTTATCTTGGGCTTGTACCCTCAATAATGTGGCTAAAACTGTCGCTTGTAATGAACCGAGTAAAAACCCACTAAGCACTAAAATTGTTACTAGCACTTCGAGGACTGAAAATCCTCCCTGTTTTTTACCTTTACGATCGATCGACATAAACTTGAATAACATCTTTATTTAATAACCCTTGATCAAGTTAAAAATTGTCAGTAATTTGTTCCCTTTCTAATTTCCTTTTCTTTCCCATTTAACAATATTATCGATTTTGGGGGGGATATTTGTCGGCATCAAACCAACGGAAGCCCAGTCAGTAATATCTTGAACGACGACGACTTGACCAGTATTAGAACCACAAGTACTAGGAGGGTTAAACATTCTCGCCCATACAGCACCAGTAATACCATTACCACTACCTGTACCTGCCGCTCCTACAGCGTAATCAGGTGCAAATACAAAGCCGAAAAGTTCTGCACCACCAGCTAAACAAATATGGGGTTCTTGGCTTGTAGCTCCCCCAGTATTCTGTCCATAACCCAAAACCTGCAAATTTTCTCGTCTAAAAACACTAGGACTTCCTAAAAGATAAGTAACAACTTTAGTCGTTGAATTACAAACGTAGCCAATTCCAATGTCACAACTATTATCAATTACCTGACTACCACCAATATCAATATTACCATAGAGATGCAGAATAACCTTTCTTCCTGGCACAATTTTAATTTGTTCTCCTCCATTGAGTTCAATATCATCAACTTTGTATTTATAAACTGGAACACTATAAGTCGTGCCGTTATGAGTAATAGATTGAGTTTCGATCGGTGAATCACCATTTCTAGGC from Geminocystis sp. NIES-3709 encodes the following:
- a CDS encoding type II secretion system protein, with the translated sequence MLFKFMSIDRKGKKQGGFSVLEVLVTILVLSGFLLGSLQATVLATLLRVQAQDKQDAANWLQQDLELVRYQAFLLDNPTEASGLTPTKANACSGSTYGQRLQDFIDGVYASTATVTVNTKSYNVTRTYTNSGNILRIAYLVEYGTTHPRYKGSGANNTLAELSTEVIPNAALSCS
- a CDS encoding prepilin-type N-terminal cleavage/methylation domain-containing protein is translated as MRRLVVLNLMNKESGFSLLELVVVFVIMGIVSAIGAPSLVASQRQGRVNEAFSKIRSALLEAQLNANRQSATCTLTIATTGVTATTQGCLLENITVDSSIVDINSSAGTLPQTIAFAYQGTTANAQVLQIRRKNFSGTAMQETGKCIIISSIGMIRTGIYDSTATSNCNNAENKRYDSNP